One part of the Leucoraja erinacea ecotype New England chromosome 17, Leri_hhj_1, whole genome shotgun sequence genome encodes these proteins:
- the ddx28 gene encoding probable ATP-dependent RNA helicase DDX28 → MLALRYTFPPHPRSQAVGLWGQLRMVSSSSSITAVDDDQLPVIRVPQRLQQQKLKRGAGNQAVAVGLRLVKPGRQLIVGKRPQLNQHSGRIFGKFDQVPLVSKGWKHRKAAGDYFTINNTRTRPPALPGDQGEEEEEREERQKSSGKAPSFSSLGLCIELQDALDKMGISRPTTVQSQAIAALMRRKNILCAAETGSGKTLSYLLPLMHTLISERLVPIDTDWTGPHGLVLVPSRELADQVYQVAQSLASNLNLNVQTVGGGRGLGNVKLALSRGQIDLLISTPGILWKALKRDFISLRELTYLVLDEADTLFDASFVELLEGILNHTQIASNASETHGVERKAQLVVTGATFPGGVGELLSKITDLGSITTIKSKGLHYLMPHVKQKFTKVKRADKLSEFLQVLKQLAKRPEVGILVFCNNAATVNWLGYILEDHRIKHIRLQGNMVAEKRSSIFDTFQRGLIDVLICTDIASRGLDTRRVEIVINYDFPPTLCDYIHRAGRVGRVGGKVLGTVISFVTHPWDVELVQKIEASARQKLMLPGMESKISEATAKIIAEL, encoded by the coding sequence ATGTTGGCGCTCAGGTACACGTTCCCCCCGCACCCGCGGAGCCAGGCGGTGGGGCTCTGGGGGCAACTGAGGATGGTCTCCTCCTCGTCCTCCATTACCGCCGTAGACGATGACCAGTTGCCCGTTATCCGCGTCccgcagcggctgcagcagcagaaGCTGAAGCGCGGGGCGGGGAACCAGGCAGTGGCGGTGGGGCTGAGGTTGGTCAAGCCCGGCCGTCAGCTGATCGTGGGCAAGCGTCCTCAACTCAACCAGCACTCCGGCCGCATCTTCGGCAAGTTCGACCAGGTGCCGCTGGTCTCCAAGGGATGGAAGCACAGGAAGGCAGCCGGGGATTacttcaccatcaacaacacccgtACTCGGCCCCCGGCCTTGCCCGGAGAccagggggaggaagaggaggaaaggGAGGAAAGGCAGAAGTCCAGTGGAAAGGCGCCGAGCTTCAGTTCGCTGGGGCTGTGCATTGAGTTGCAGGACGCCTTGGACAAAATGGGCATCTCTCGCCCCACCACGGTTCAATCCCAGGCCATCGCGGCCCTCATGAGAAGGAAGAATATTCTGTGTGCCGCCGAGACTGGCAGCGGCAAGACCCTGAGCTACCTGCTGCCCTTAATGCATACCTTGATCTCTGAAAGGCTTGTGCCCATCGATACCGACTGGACTGGTCCGCATGGTCTGGTGTTGGTCCCGTCCCGGGAGCTGGCCGACCAGGTCTACCAAGTGGCCCAGTCCCTGGCGTCCAACCTCAATCTGAATGTGCAGACGGTCGGTGGAGGTCGTGGGTTGGGCAACGTAAAACTCGCCCTGTCCCGAGGACAGATTGACCTCCTAATATCCACACCTGGTATCCTTTGGAAGGCACTGAAAAGGGACTTTATCAGTCTACGTGAGTTGACCTACCTGGTACTGGATGAGGCGGACACTCTGTTTGATGCGAGCTTTGTGGAGCTGCTGGAGGGCATTCTCAACCATACCCAAATAGCTTCCAACGCCTCTGAAACCCATGGGGTGGAAAGGAAAGCTCAGCTGGTGGTGACAGGGGCAACATTCCCAGGTGGAGTGGGAGAACTCCTCAGCAAAATCACGGATTTGGGCAGCATCACCACAATAAAGAGCAAAGGCCTTCACTACCTCATGCCGCACGTGAAGCAAAAATTTACGAAGGTGAAGCGGGCTGATAAATTGTCTGAGTTCCTGCAAGTCTTGAAGCAACTTGCAAAAAGACCTGAGGTTGGAATTCTTGTGTTTTGCAACAATGCAGCaactgttaattggcttggttatatcTTGGAAGACCATCGCATCAAACACATCCGGCTGCAGGGGAATATGGTGGCTGAAAAGCGAAGCAGCATCTTTGATACTTTTCAGAGGGGTCTCATAGATGTCCTCATTTGCACAGACATTGCATCCCGAGGCTTGGACACTCGGAGGGTGGAAATTGTAATTAATTATGACTTCCCACCAACTCTGTGTGATTACATCCACAGAGCTGGGAGAGTGGGACGTGTTGGGGGCAAGGTTTTGGGTACTGTTATCAGTTTTGTTACGCACCCATGGGACGTTGAACTGGTGCAGAAAATTGAAGCTTCAGCACGTCAAAAATTGATGCTCCCTGGCATGGAGTCCAAAATCAGTGAGGCAACAGCGAAAATCATAGCAGAATTATGA